The nucleotide sequence GAGGGATCACCCATGAGGTGATAGATTTCCCAGTAATAGTCTTCCCGGCTGGAACCCGACTCGCTGACGGCCATGTTGCCGGCAAAAACGATGGCATCATTGGTGACGTAGTGGAAGTTGACGGGTTCGCCGTGGTCGTGGAAGAGACCGTCGTAGGCGCCCAGCGTGGTCTGCTCATAGGTTGGGCCGGCGGCCACAACCGGGCCGTAGCCGACGCCCCAGTAGTAATCTTCGTACCAGTACGTGGAATTGGAGCCGCCGATGTAGCCGATACCGCCGCGTTCGGAGATCTGCAGGAACGCCTCACCGAAGCACGGGGTGGAGTAATCGGTTCCAAACGTGTTCGACTCACAGCAGTTACCGATGCCGAGCAGGTACTGATGCCAGTTGGTCAGGCCGGGGATATCGGATGTGTTGAACGGCGGGTCGGCATGCCCTGAGTGCGAGCAGTGGGCGGTGTAGTTGTACAGCCCTGCGCCGTCGTTAATGGACTGAATAATTGCGGCGGCCGCGCCGGACTGGTCCGACGCCGGATACAGCCAGACGTGCGGCGTGATGCCGTGCAGCGCGTTGAAATACAGGGTCGTGCCGTAGTTGAGCTGGCCGTTGCCGTGCGTGGCGGCGTAGGTGCCGTCAACACCGGAGACGAGGGTGACGAATTCGAGATAGGACGGATCGGGCATCTCGTAGCGTTCGTACTCCAGCGTCTTATCGATCTGGGGCTGCAGTTGGGTGGTGTTCTGCGCCGAGAAGCGGCCGTAGTAGATCTCGGGGAAGATGTCGCCGGTGAACTCGCAGAACCGGAGGTCGGTGACGTGTGACCCGGTCGAACCGGAGAACGGCGGAATCTGCTGGGCGTCGCCGACGAACAGAACAAACGACGGCGCCGGGTCAGCCGGCGTCCCGGCATTGTACAGCCCCTGGATATATGACTTTATGGCCGTACTGGAGGTTCCGATGACGTCGGTATAGGCGGTGATGACCTCAAAGCCCTTTTCCGTTTTCCATTCGATAAACGGCTGAAGCTGCGCTTCAAACATCCGATCCGAGACGATCAGGTACTTCACCGGATATTCGACAAGGTCGTCCTTGTACGTGGAGGCCTGCTCGGTGTAATTCATGACGCGATAAAGGGCCGGTTCAAAGTAGGGCGAATATCCTTTGCGAAAGTTGGCTTCCGTTTCCGCCCAGTCGGGGTTATTGAACGCAACCCGGACGGTGACCTTGTTGTACACGCGGATGCGGGCGTTGACAGGGTCGTATTCGATCGGGGCGACGGAGACGAGGGCGAGGCGGACGGACCGCATGACGCCCTTGATTTCAGTGTTGACCAGCGGGAGGGAGTAGTATCCGGGCTGCTGGTACATGGCCGTATTGATTTCGAACGGTATCGACATCGGATCCTCCGACTTCGACACCGACGGCTGGACCGGCATGAGCGGATAGGTCAATCCGAGATCGGTGAGCGAGTATTCCTCGAAATCACTGGCGATGACTTCTGCGGACAACTCGCAGCCGAACGGGATAGAGATCAGTCGATTGGCCGTCGGCAGGGAGGGCTCGCCGATGCGCTGTGACCGGGCGAGTCCGGCACCCGAGAGAAGCGTGTAAACGCCCTGCTGGGTGACGACTTCTTCGAACATGAGTGAGCCGACGTCAACTCTGACAGTGAGGCCGGAATTGTCTTGCGAGAGGAGGGTCATGGCGTTCTCGGCATCGCTGACTTGCAGTGTAGTGGTGGCGTGTCCGACACCGACCCAGAGCAGGCAGGCAACAAGAAGCAGACCCAGACCAATAGCCCTTTTTGCCACAATGACCTCCGATTTCCTTAAGTCGCTAAGGGTTACAATCATGTGTTATCTTTCCGGGGAGTAAGAGATGTTCTGCAGCGTGACCTGCTATGAGAGCGGTTGTCTTGCGGCGTGGCACCTGCTATCTCCCGCGATCAGCCTGAAGACGAATGTGGTAATGTCGAATAACTTCCGACGCTTCAAAAATATACAGAATATGGAGTACTTTGTCAATCCCCCGCCGTCAACTAAAATCGAGTAATCGACCCGTGATTCTTCGTCGGGGTCTTATCAATACCATGTCGCAAATCTGAAGAAGAGCCAGCGCCGGAGGCTCGTACTCCCGCCGGGCATCTAATGCGCTGAGATTCAATACAATAGAGGCTTAAGGGGGAGCGCGTAGATGTCGATGAAATAAGGGAGGCAATCCCCTGGTGAAACAGGGGGAAGACGACCTCTGCCGGGCAGGGCTGGTGAGTGCTGGCTGCTTGGTCATGTGGTCGGGGACTGCTCAGTGGAATGAATGTGATACGCGACGGGTCGGATGCAAGATTCGAACAATACAACGAGTCCTGAGCGTCAGATGATCGAGCTACTGCCGGTGGCCGTGCTGGAACTGGACCTTTCGGGTTTGCGGCCGGTATTGCTCCGGTGGTCGAATGAAAACAGGTCATCGGATGGGCGACCGGCCGCCGACGCTTACGAGGCGGGTGCCGGGACGATTCGTATCGTTTCTGTCAACGCCGCGGCCCGTGAGATACTGGTTCCTTCGGGTGGAGCAGGGACGGAAATAGCGTCGACCTGGGTTGCTGATGCCGTGGTTGATGCGGCGGGTGTGCTGTTGTCCGGGGGGCGCGGCTTTATACCGACTCGTATCGCGGCAGGCGAGGGGAACTGGATTGCAGTGCAGGCCCAATTGCTTTTGCCTTCGGGAGCGGAAGGCGCGTGGACGCCAAGTTACCTTGTGTTGCGATCTTCGTCGGAGCATTCATCCCGGGTCGACAGGAGCGCCACCGAGGCGCACCGGATGCGGTCGATGCTTGACGCGGCACCGGTAGGATACCAGTCGCTGGATTCGGACGGTCGCATACTTGAAGTCAACGCCGCGTGGCTCGAGACTCTGGGTTTCCGTCGCGAGGAAGTCATCGGGCGGTCGCTGGCAGACTTCATGACGGAGCCTCATCGGGCCCGGTTCCACGAGTCGTTTTCGCGATTCAAGAAGGCGGGATTCGCCACCGGAGTCGAATACGATCTGGTACGAAGCGACGGGTTGGTGCTCTCCCTGCTGTTCAACGGACGGATCCTCTACAACGAGGACGGTTCGGTCGACCGGACGATCTGCATCATGCACGACATCACGGAGCGTCGCCAGATGGAGGACGAGCTGCGGGAGAGCGAACTGCGCTTCCAGCAGTTAGCTTCGACGATCAACGAGCTGTTCTGGCTGCGCACCGAGCGTGAGATGTTGTATGTCAGTCCGGCGTACGAGCGCATTTTCGGGCGAACCTGCCTGTCGTTGTATGAAGATCATTTGTCGTTTCTGGAGGGCATACACCCGGCCGACCGCGACCTGCTTCGCATGGCCCACGAGCGGGAATGGGAACGGGGCGTGCCGGTCGATACGGAGGTTCGGGTCGTTCGCAGTGACGGAACGACGCGCTGGATATGGATACGTACGTTTCACGTGCACGGCAAAGACGGCGAGGTTGTTCGGAGCGCCGGAATCGCCGAGGATATCACGGACCGGAAGTACGCGGAGGAGGCGCTGCACGAAAGTATTGCGCGGTTCCGGAACATTGTGGAGGCTGCCGAGGCCGGGTATTTCTTTGTCGACCTGGAAGGGCGTTACGGCTATGTGAACCTTGCGTGGCTGCGGATGCACAAGTACTTGTCGCCGGGCGAGGTGATCGGACGTCCGTTCGAGATCACGACGCCGGCGATCGACAGTCATCTTGCCCCGGTGGATATCGAATCGATGTTGTCCTCGGAGAACGGCTTTCAGTGCGAGTGTGCGCGGTTGTGCAAGGACGGATCGATCGGCTATCATTTGTTTTCCGGCAATCCGGTAGTCGCGAACGGACGACAGATCGGCATTGAAGGGTTTCTCATCGACATCACCGACCGGAAGATTGCGGAGCAGGCGCTTCGGGAGTCCGAAGAGAGATTTCGGGCGGCGTTTCAAACCAGCCCGGACGCGATCGCGATCAACCGCGAGTCCGACGGCATGTACGTGGACATCAATGAGGGGTTCGAGCGGATCACGGGCTATCGGCGCGAGGATATTGTCGGGGTAACGTCGCTCGATATGGACATCTGGGTGGATCGTGCGGACCGCGTGCGGCTGGTCGATGCGCTGAGCGAGCGCGGGTACATGGACAACCTCGTGGCGCAATTCCGGATGAAGGACGGTCGGATCATCACGGGCAACATGTGCGCCCGAAGCTTCATGATTGCCGGGCTTCGGCACAATTTGACGATAACGCGTGATATCACCAGGGAGACAGCGGCCCAGGCCGTTTTGGCGAAACGCGACCGGGTGTTGTCGGCGGTTGCGACGGTGGCCGACGTGTTGCTGAGGAGCGAGGATATCAAGGGGGCTCTTGACGAGGTATTGCGGGTGATCGGACAGGCGGCGGAGGTGAGCCGCGTCTATGTGTTTCGCAACGACCGTGACACGCGGTACGACCTAACCTGTTCGCAGATTGCAGAGTGGGCGGACGAGGGGATCGAGCCGCAGATCAACAATCCTGAGATGCAGCGGCTGTCGTACACAGAGACGGGAATCGACTACTGGATTGCGACGCTCGGCAATAACGATGCGATATTCGGCGAGACCGATTCATTCGACGACCCCATCCGGTCCGTGTTCGTCGACCAGGATATCCAGTCGGTCGCGATCGTTCCGATCTTTGCGGCGAATCGATGGTGGGGGTTCATGGGGTTCGATGACTGCCGCCAGCGGAGACAGTGGAGCCGGACGGAACTGGATGCGCTCAGGTCTGCGGCGGGCATAATCGGCGCGCGAATCGAGCGGCACCGGGCCGAACAGGAGCTTCGGGAGAGCGAAACGAAGTTCCGGGAGATCGCCGAGATGCTGCCCGAGGCGGTTTTCGAGAGCGATGCAGAGGGGCGTATCACCTATGCGAATCAGAAGGCGACCCAGTATTTCGGTTTCGAAACCAGGGATTACAGCCGGGGCCTGAGCATACTGGATGTGATTGTGCCGGAGGAACGGGAACGCGCGTTGGCCAGCCATCAGCAACTGTTGCGGACGGGAGAGCATGGCGTAGTCGAATACACGGGGGTGCGAAAGGACGGCGTCAAATTTCCCATCAGTGTCCGCTCCAGCCGGATAGTTCGCAACGGCGTGCCGGTCGGCACGCGCGGAGTCGTGATCGATATCTCGATGGAGAAGGCCTACGAGCGGGAGCAACTTCGGTCTCAGAAGCTCGAGTCGCTGGGCATTCTGGCGGGAGGGCTTGCGCATGACTTCAATAACCTTCTGACGGGTATTCTGGGCAATATCTCGATCGCCCGTCTTTCGGAAAAACTGGACACGGAAACGGACCAGGGACTTGAGGTCGCGGAGCGGGCGGCGATGCGGGCCCGGGATTTGACACAGCAACTGCTCACGTTTTCCAAAGGCGGAGAACCGGTGAAGAAAGTGATCTCGGTGGAACCCGTACTCCGGGAATCGGTGACGTTCGCGTTGCGGGGATCTAATGTCCGGGCGGAGATTTCGATTGCCGAGGATTTGAAGTGCATCGACGCGGACGCCGGCCAGATAAGCCAGGTGATACACAACCTTACGATCAACGCCGTGCAGGCCATGCCGGAGGGGGGGACGATTACGGTCCGTGCGTGCAACCGCCTGATAAAGCCGCACAGCCATCCTGCGCTCGGCGACGGAGCCTATGTGGAGATTTCTGTTGCGGACGAGGGGTTGGGAATCCCGGAGCGTCTACTTGCACGGATATTCGACCCATACTTCACGACAAAACAAACCGGCAGCGGACTGGGACTGGCGTCATCGTATTCGATCGTTAAGAAGCACGGGGGGCATATCGACGTGTCTTCGATTCAGGGAACGGGCACGACGTTCACGGTTTACCTGCCCGCCTGCGGCGTGAACGCAACACCGGACCCGCAGGGTGAGGAGTTACCGGCGGTCGGGTCGGGGCGGATCCTACTGATGGATGACGAGGGGTACATTCGTGATCTTGCGACCAGGGTTTTGTCCAAAGCCGGATTCGAGATAGACTGCGCAGCGCACGGGCGGGAAGCTATAGAACTATTCGAGGCGGCGCGCAGCTCGGGAGTACCCTACGATGTCGTGATTCTGGACCTGACGGTTCCCGGCGGAATGGGCGGGCGCGAGACACTTGAGCACCTGCAGACGATTGACCCGGGTGTTCGCGCTATCGTGTGCAGCGGATATTCCAACGATCCCATACTGTCCCGATACGGGGAGGTCGGTTTTGCGGCCATGGTGACCAAGCCGTACCGGCCCGGGGAGCTGGTTCAGGCCGTGACGGTGGTACTCGGGTCCGAACGTGTCCGGTCCCGCGCGAATTAACTGCCCTCGTATATCGCGTTATCAATCTTCCATTGCCGAAATTCGGTAATCGCGTATCTTATCCATAATGGAGTAGACATCGCCGGGCGTCGGGCGACTTGCCGATTCTCCAGTCACTATCAGCCGGGAGTTCTGTATGCGCAAGAGTCCGTTGGTCCTGGGGCTTGTACTGCTTGTTTGTCTGCTGGCATCGCCGAAGGCGGTTCAGGCGGACTCTACCGAAACGTTACTGCCGATCGGGTTGACGGAGGAGGAAAAGGGGCGTCTGCACGAAATCGGCAAGAATCATACGGTGACGAAGGCGCCGACCGGCGTGCTGCGGAATCCGGCGGAGTGGGAACCCTCGGAGGGGGTGATTATTCGCTGGCCTCTCGGGATATCGGTTGCGCTGGTTCGCGAGATGTCGGAGGACCTGATGGTTACGACTATCGTCGCCAACTCGAGCGAGCAGGCCTCGGCAACGAGCGCATACCAGAGCGGGGGGGTGGTGATGGCCAACACGCAGTTCCTGATTGCATCGACAAATTCGATATGGACCCGCGACTATGGACCATGGTTCATATTCTCGGATGAAGCGCTGGGTATCGTGGACCACATCTACAACCGACCGCGTCCGCTTGACGACCTGATTCCCGGCATACTCGGCAGTCAGTGGGGTATTCCGGTGTACGGGATGGACCTGATTCACACGGGCGGCAACCACATGTCCGACGGACTGGGCCGTTCGATGTCGACGCGGCTGGTCTACAACGAGAATTCCGGCAAGACGCCCGCGCAGGTTGATTCGATCATGCTCGCGTACCTGGGCAACGACTATACGGTGCTGGACTATATTGAGAGCGGCGGCATTCACCATATCGATTGCTGGGCGAAGTTTCTGAGTCCGACCACCATAATGGTGAAGGATGTTCCGGTGGGCGATTACAGCTATGAGTTGCTGAATGACCGTGCCGAGTACCTCTCCCAGCAGGTATCCGCATGGGGGCAGCCGTACACGATCGTACGGGTGTATTGTCCGTACGGCACCGCTTATACCAATTCGATTATTCTGAACGACAAAGTGCTGGTGCCGATATTCGGTTCCGGATACGACAATATCGCGTTACAGACGTACCGCGACGCGATGCCCGGATATGAGGTGATCGGTTTTACGGGATCCTGGTACGATGACGACGCCGTTCACTGCCGGACGATGGGGGTCCCGGATCGATACATGCTGCGCGTACACCACGTGCCGCTGGTTCGTGTCGCGGACTCGCTTGCCGGGTATGAGATCAGCGCGCTGATTCATGCGTGTTCCGGAGCGGCGCTGATTGGCGACTCGCTGAAGGTAGTGTATCGGGTCGGAGAAGGGGAGTGGGAAAGCGCGTTGCTCAGCGCCGGGACGGAGACGGACTGGTTTGACGGGACTCTTCCACCGCAGGCTTCAGGGGCGGAGGTCTCTTACTACGTTCAGGCGGCCGACCTGTCCGGCCGGATGGAGACCCACCCATATATCGGAGCGCCGGGGGCGCACCGCTTTTCCGTCAATATCACACCGACGATAGTGGCGGATTCGAGCATTCTGTGTACCGGCGGAACCACTATTGCGTTCTGTCCGGATATTGTCGACGGTGAAGATTCCTCTCATACGATCACGTATGCGAACTACCCAGCGTGGTTGTCGCCGTCGGGAGACAGCCTTACAGGCACGGTGCCGATGGGGATGACATCGACGGGTTCGTTTGATGTAGTTGTCAGTGATGCATACAACAGCGCAGCTCAGACAGTGGCGCTGGATGTGATCCTCTGCGGAGATGTGAACGACGATGCCATCGGTCCTGATCTTTCCGATTTGATATACCTGGTCAACTATCTGTTCCTGTCGGGTCCGGCGCCGAATTCGGCGACGGCGTCGAACGTGGACGGGGTCGGGGGAGTGGACTTGTCGGATCTTATCTACCTGGTCAACCTGCTGTTCATGGGCGGACCGCCGGCAACCTGCGGGCTCTGATCAGCGGCCGTCGCCCTGTCGGTAGTGCGTCCACGCGAGGCAGGCTTTTCGCTTGTCCGGTCATTCCGTGCGACATACCATATACAACCGTGACGAGAAATTATCGTACATGTATGTATAGTGACAAGTCGAGAGGAGGCAGGGAATGAGCGGATGGAGTGCGTGCCTGGCGAAACCGGGCATTACCACGATTCTTGTTTTGATCATCGTGAGTGGCGGCATCGCTCAGACGGATTCGGTGACGCCGGGGTACCGGATGCCGCCTGAGGAGATAGCGGCGTTAATCGACGCGCCGTGGACGCCGTCGGTGTACATCAGCCCCGACCGTGAGTGGATGCTGTTGGCGTCGTGGCCGGGTCTGCCGCCTCTGGAAGAGGTGGCCCAGCCGGAGCTTCGGCTTGCCGGTCTTCGTATCAACCCGCGGACCAACGGACCGAGCCGGGCGTGGTTTGCGTCGGCCCTGTCGTTCAAACGCATGTCCGACGGGGCGGAGTTTCCAGTCACCGGACTTCCGGAATCTCCCCGTATCACGAGCATCACCTGGTCGCCCGACGGGAGCAAGGTGGCATTCGCGTTGACCCTCGAGCGTCATATCGAGTTGTGGGTGGTGGAGGTCGAGGCAGCGGCTGCACGACGGCTGATGGATCGTCCGCTGAACGCGATTGACGGCAGTCCGTTCTCATGGCTGTCGGACAACGAGACGATCATCGCGCGCACGGTCCCGGAGGGTCGTGGTGAGCCACCGGCGGAGCCGCTGGTACCGGCGGGACCGGTAATCCAGGAAAACCTGGGGCGGGTGGCGGCAGCTCGCACGTATCAGGATCTGCTCGAAAACGAATATGATGAGGCGCTCTTTGATTACTATGCGACCTCGCAGATTGTCCGGGTGGGGGCGGATGGAGGGGTAACGGATATCGGCGGGGAGGGTGTCCACGCCGCCGTTCTTCCATCGCCGGACGGCAACTTCCTCCTGGTGGAGACGATGCACCGTCCGTACTCCTACACGGTTCCGGCGGACCAGTTCCCGTTGCGGTCGGTGGTGTGGGATCGAAACGGCAACGAGGTGTACGAGGTGGCGGATCAGCCGCTGGCGGACCAGATACCGCTGGCGTTCGGATCGGTACGGAGCGGTCGGCGGTCGATCGACTGGCGGGCCGACGCGGACGCGACGCTGTATTGGGCCGAAGCGCTCGATGGCGGCGACGCGGGTGTCGAAGCAGATGCACGGGATCGGATATTCATGCTGTCGGCCCCGTTCACGGGCGACCCTGTGGTACTGTTCACGGTACCGGATGTTCGCTATTCGAGTATCACGTGGGGCAATGACGAGCTGGCGATCGTATCGGGCTGGTGGTGGTCCAACCGCAAGATAAAGACATGGCGTATACTTCCGGGGGATCCAGCCGCCGAGGCGGTGTTGCTTCAGGATCGTTCGTGGGAAGATCGCTACAATGACCCCGGCAGTCCGCTGACGACGCGCACCCGGTACGGGACGTACGTGCTGATGACCGCGAATAACGGGAACACGATTTTTCTGTCGGGCAGCGGCGCGTCGCCCGAAGGGGACCGGCCATTCCTGGACGCGCTCGATCTGACGACGCTCACGACCACGCGGCTGTTCCGGTCGGAGGCGCCGTATTATGAGTCGGTGGTGACGCTTCTGGATGCGGAGAGTCGGTTGCTGTTGACGCGCAGGGAATCCGTAACGGAGCCGCCGAATTATTTCGTCCGCGACCTGGTGAATGACGAGCTGACCCAGAAGACGGATTTCCCGCACCCGACGCCACAGCTTGCCGACGTACGCAAGGAGCAGGTTCGATACCAGCGCGCCGATGGGGTGCACCTGACCGCGACGCTGTATACGCCGCCGGGGTATGACCCGGCGAAGGACGGCGCGCTGCCGATGTTGATGTGGGCCTATCCTCAGGAGTACAAGAGCGCTGATGCGGCGGGGCAGGTAACGGATTCACCGTATCGGTTCATTCGCGTCTCCTGGTCATCGCCGCTTCTCTGGCTGGTCCGGGGCTATGCCGTACTCGACGATCCGGGCATGCCGATTGTCGGCGAGG is from Candidatus Zixiibacteriota bacterium and encodes:
- a CDS encoding PAS domain S-box protein, with amino-acid sequence MIELLPVAVLELDLSGLRPVLLRWSNENRSSDGRPAADAYEAGAGTIRIVSVNAAAREILVPSGGAGTEIASTWVADAVVDAAGVLLSGGRGFIPTRIAAGEGNWIAVQAQLLLPSGAEGAWTPSYLVLRSSSEHSSRVDRSATEAHRMRSMLDAAPVGYQSLDSDGRILEVNAAWLETLGFRREEVIGRSLADFMTEPHRARFHESFSRFKKAGFATGVEYDLVRSDGLVLSLLFNGRILYNEDGSVDRTICIMHDITERRQMEDELRESELRFQQLASTINELFWLRTEREMLYVSPAYERIFGRTCLSLYEDHLSFLEGIHPADRDLLRMAHEREWERGVPVDTEVRVVRSDGTTRWIWIRTFHVHGKDGEVVRSAGIAEDITDRKYAEEALHESIARFRNIVEAAEAGYFFVDLEGRYGYVNLAWLRMHKYLSPGEVIGRPFEITTPAIDSHLAPVDIESMLSSENGFQCECARLCKDGSIGYHLFSGNPVVANGRQIGIEGFLIDITDRKIAEQALRESEERFRAAFQTSPDAIAINRESDGMYVDINEGFERITGYRREDIVGVTSLDMDIWVDRADRVRLVDALSERGYMDNLVAQFRMKDGRIITGNMCARSFMIAGLRHNLTITRDITRETAAQAVLAKRDRVLSAVATVADVLLRSEDIKGALDEVLRVIGQAAEVSRVYVFRNDRDTRYDLTCSQIAEWADEGIEPQINNPEMQRLSYTETGIDYWIATLGNNDAIFGETDSFDDPIRSVFVDQDIQSVAIVPIFAANRWWGFMGFDDCRQRRQWSRTELDALRSAAGIIGARIERHRAEQELRESETKFREIAEMLPEAVFESDAEGRITYANQKATQYFGFETRDYSRGLSILDVIVPEERERALASHQQLLRTGEHGVVEYTGVRKDGVKFPISVRSSRIVRNGVPVGTRGVVIDISMEKAYEREQLRSQKLESLGILAGGLAHDFNNLLTGILGNISIARLSEKLDTETDQGLEVAERAAMRARDLTQQLLTFSKGGEPVKKVISVEPVLRESVTFALRGSNVRAEISIAEDLKCIDADAGQISQVIHNLTINAVQAMPEGGTITVRACNRLIKPHSHPALGDGAYVEISVADEGLGIPERLLARIFDPYFTTKQTGSGLGLASSYSIVKKHGGHIDVSSIQGTGTTFTVYLPACGVNATPDPQGEELPAVGSGRILLMDDEGYIRDLATRVLSKAGFEIDCAAHGREAIELFEAARSSGVPYDVVILDLTVPGGMGGRETLEHLQTIDPGVRAIVCSGYSNDPILSRYGEVGFAAMVTKPYRPGELVQAVTVVLGSERVRSRAN
- a CDS encoding prolyl oligopeptidase family serine peptidase: MSGWSACLAKPGITTILVLIIVSGGIAQTDSVTPGYRMPPEEIAALIDAPWTPSVYISPDREWMLLASWPGLPPLEEVAQPELRLAGLRINPRTNGPSRAWFASALSFKRMSDGAEFPVTGLPESPRITSITWSPDGSKVAFALTLERHIELWVVEVEAAAARRLMDRPLNAIDGSPFSWLSDNETIIARTVPEGRGEPPAEPLVPAGPVIQENLGRVAAARTYQDLLENEYDEALFDYYATSQIVRVGADGGVTDIGGEGVHAAVLPSPDGNFLLVETMHRPYSYTVPADQFPLRSVVWDRNGNEVYEVADQPLADQIPLAFGSVRSGRRSIDWRADADATLYWAEALDGGDAGVEADARDRIFMLSAPFTGDPVVLFTVPDVRYSSITWGNDELAIVSGWWWSNRKIKTWRILPGDPAAEAVLLQDRSWEDRYNDPGSPLTTRTRYGTYVLMTANNGNTIFLSGSGASPEGDRPFLDALDLTTLTTTRLFRSEAPYYESVVTLLDAESRLLLTRRESVTEPPNYFVRDLVNDELTQKTDFPHPTPQLADVRKEQVRYQRADGVHLTATLYTPPGYDPAKDGALPMLMWAYPQEYKSADAAGQVTDSPYRFIRVSWSSPLLWLVRGYAVLDDPGMPIVGEGDEEPNDSYVEQLVSSAQAAADEMVRRGVADPDRIAVGGHSYGAFMTANLLAHSDIFRAGIARSGAYNRTLTPFGFQSEERTYWEAPEIYNTMSPFMQADKINEPILLIHGEADNNSGTFPMQSERFYGALKGLGATVRLVMLPHESHGYRARESVMHVLWETSEWLDRYVKNAEPMSVTREVDVPVEAR
- a CDS encoding agmatine deiminase family protein, with translation MRKSPLVLGLVLLVCLLASPKAVQADSTETLLPIGLTEEEKGRLHEIGKNHTVTKAPTGVLRNPAEWEPSEGVIIRWPLGISVALVREMSEDLMVTTIVANSSEQASATSAYQSGGVVMANTQFLIASTNSIWTRDYGPWFIFSDEALGIVDHIYNRPRPLDDLIPGILGSQWGIPVYGMDLIHTGGNHMSDGLGRSMSTRLVYNENSGKTPAQVDSIMLAYLGNDYTVLDYIESGGIHHIDCWAKFLSPTTIMVKDVPVGDYSYELLNDRAEYLSQQVSAWGQPYTIVRVYCPYGTAYTNSIILNDKVLVPIFGSGYDNIALQTYRDAMPGYEVIGFTGSWYDDDAVHCRTMGVPDRYMLRVHHVPLVRVADSLAGYEISALIHACSGAALIGDSLKVVYRVGEGEWESALLSAGTETDWFDGTLPPQASGAEVSYYVQAADLSGRMETHPYIGAPGAHRFSVNITPTIVADSSILCTGGTTIAFCPDIVDGEDSSHTITYANYPAWLSPSGDSLTGTVPMGMTSTGSFDVVVSDAYNSAAQTVALDVILCGDVNDDAIGPDLSDLIYLVNYLFLSGPAPNSATASNVDGVGGVDLSDLIYLVNLLFMGGPPATCGL